A region of Daphnia carinata strain CSIRO-1 chromosome 10, CSIRO_AGI_Dcar_HiC_V3, whole genome shotgun sequence DNA encodes the following proteins:
- the LOC130698746 gene encoding WD repeat-containing and planar cell polarity effector protein fritz-like, with translation MATQQLSAHFWTLRDDVIIPDCDLGAFKYQMNKDGDLLSGPYGQLKRTLCQSRDKITTPSNKRPSRLRDNLLEFEDLLANHMIAHVGWSVTDYGLGLIVFSNGFIVHLTVDLHQTDVIDIIIDKSLEGKLLADIVGVCSSSELLVIAHGIPQLTIIATNQPVFNTVRPSYLNQCNVTVNSVQLPGPGTRRQERKISLSPQNTTFCLWWEREGGELFAWAPVVRAEDRANILVYSISSELIACHYTEHNPFLVEFSAKDNGQLRVAELLSSAKGRLSVHYTVFNVQQPFKPIQRRLLRIPALPRCHSHSPDEQILLLGCVDASIIAWDVTRDTITTIKSSFIPFHLSWHGESAFFTVCGERGQLQCWDRALNPLLLRLQRGTDGSPVLHLQQYLRHQPSVLALKWAALPDHLSSLRESPVHNTATLQFRLKSTRSIRKKSRSPAVRDVGQYRNNTTRTAAQYLLVCFERGPILCLQFLTSCWPGGCSLDSLSICSEYLLWQQLEAAVQHLLSLKWTNVRSFYEEDVLLSCLVKVVNGLLHQPNPVADNLLERVIINLLGTVRGDDALAEPVFDAARRCCRAMFRRGRLQLAAVYALRVQDPDLLIELVLHARNAGDEALVSQATTVLDCVRDEFSSTSSSTRSSRSSSYISSSSSDTSESCSTCDESHSTHDDPSHQLSNLNLEDNNEDQVHVISFGVV, from the exons ATGGCCACTCAGCAGTTGTCGGCTCACTTCTGGACCTTAAGAGACGATGTTATCATTCCAGACTGCGACCTTGGAGCCTTCAA ATACCAGATGAATAAAGATGGAGATCTGTTGTCAGGGCCCTATGGCCAGCTCAAAAGAACTCTCTGCCAAAGCCGTGATAAGATTACTACTCCCAGTAACAAACGTCCTTCACGTTTGAGAGATAACTTACTTGAATTTGAG GATCTGCTTGCCAATCACATGATTGCTCATGTCGGATGGTCTGTGACTGACTATGGTCTCGGGTTGATTGTGTTTAGCAATGGATTTATTGTCCATCTCACAGTGGATCTCCACCAGACAGATGttattgatattattattGACAAAAGTCTCGAAGGGAAACTGTTAGCTGATATAGTTGGTG TGTGCAGTTCATCAGAATTGTTGGTGATCGCCCATGGAATCCCGCAACTAACTATTATCGCTACGAACCAGCCTGTTTTTAATACAGTCCGCCCGTCTTACTTAAACCAGTGTAACGTGACAGTTAACAGCGTACAGCTTCCCGGGCCTGGGACCCGGCGTcaagaaaggaaaataagCCTTTCTCCCCAAAATACTACT TTTTGTCTCTGGTGGGAGAGAGAAGGTGGAGAATTGTTTGCCTGGGCTCCTGTTGTCAGGGCAGAAGACCGAGCAAATATCCTGGTCTACTCCATTTCATCTGAGTTAATTGCGTGCCACTATACGGAACACAATCCATTTTTAGTGGAATTTAGTGCCAAAGACAATGGCCAGCTGAGAGTGGCAGAGCTTTTATCTTCAGCCAAA GGTCGATTAAGTGTACATTATACTGTCTTCAACGTGCAGCAGCCTTTTAAGCCAATTCAACGAAGATTGTTAAGGATACCCGCTCTTCCCAGATGTCATTCGCATAGCCCAGACGAGCAAATCCTGTTGCTAGGTTGCGTTGATGCTTCCATCATCGCGTGGGATGTGACAAGAGATACAATTACAACGATCAAATCTTCGTTT ATACCCTTTCATTTGTCGTGGCACGGAGAAAGCGCTTTTTTCACCGTTTGCGGAGAAAGAGGACAACTTCAATGTTGGGATCGTGCACTAAACCCGCTTCTGCTTCGCCTACAGCGCGGTACCGATGGATCGCCCGTTTTGCATTTGCAACAATATCTTCGCCACCAGCCTTCAGTTCTTGCCCTAAAATGGGCCGCCTTACCCGACCACCTAAGCAGTCTTAGAGAATCTCCAGTACATAACACGGCGACACTGCAATTCAGATTGAAATCTACGCGGAGTATCCGGAAGAAATCACGCTCTCCTGCCGTTCGGGATGTGGGACAATATCGCAATAACACCACTAGAACAGCCGCACAATATTTATTAGTCTGCTTCGAAAGAGGCCCGATATTGTGTCTTCAATTCCTGACTAGCTGCTGGCCTGGTGGATGCTCCTTAGACTCGCTGTCCATTTGTTCTGAATATTTGTTATGGCAGCAATTGGAAGCAGCTGTACAGCATCTGTTATCGCTCAAATGGACGAATGTTAGGAGCTTCTACGAGGAAGATGTTCTGTTGAGCTGTCTGGTGAAAGTAGTTAATGGCCTGTTGCACCAACCCAACCCTGTGGCTGATAATCTCCTGGAACGAGTCATCATCAATCTTCTAGGCACTGTCAGAGGAGATGATGCCCTTGCCGAACCGGTCTTTGATGCCGCTCGAAGATGTTGCCGAGCCATGTTTCGTCGCGGTCGTCTTCAGCTAGCTGCAGTCTACGCCCTCAGAGTACAGGATCCTGATTTGTTGATCGAATTGGTACTCCACGCTCGCAATGCCGGCGATGAAGCTTTGGTGTCTCAAGCGACAACTGTATTGGACTGTGTCCGGGACGAATTTTCTTCCACTAGCTCATCTACGAGATCATCGCGATCTTCGTCTTACATTTCTAGTAGCAGTAGCGATACGTCGGAATCGTGTTCCACGTGCGATGAAAGCCATTCGACTCATGACGATCCATCACATCAATTATCGAACCTCAACTTGG AGGACAACAACGAAGACCAAGTTCACGTCATAAGCTTTGGAGTCGTTTGA
- the LOC130698879 gene encoding copper chaperone for superoxide dismutase-like isoform X2, whose protein sequence is MTTTKIEFAVPLSCQSCVDKVSNVLNGMDGIKNFEVDLSQERVVIESSLPIHQLHAALETSGKRVIITGVGSKKMASAVAVLGYPVGFSKGSIKGPHGFHIYSSGDLSQGCDSIGDHYNPYNRPHGGPDDNIQNRHLGDLGNIISDESGRAAFRIIDKYIKVHDLIGRSVAVTAQADDLGRGSNTNSKMDGNSGERIGCGIIARSAGILENTKRICLCSGLTLWDEKGATI, encoded by the exons ATGACGACCACCAAA ATAGAGTTTGCTGTTCCCTTGTCGTGCCAGTCATGCGTTGACAAGGTTAGCAATGTGTTGAACGGAATGGATGGCATCAAGAATTTTGAAGTGGATTTGAGCCAGGAACGAGTAGTCATCGAGAGCAGTCTACCAATTCATCAATTACATGCTGCCTTGGAAACCTCTGGCAAACGGGTAATCATCACAGGAGTAGGTTCCAAAAAAATGGCCTCTGCTGTTGCTGTGCTGGGCTACCCTGTCGGATTCTCAAAGGGCTCTATTAAAG GACCTCATGGTTTCCACATTTATTCCAGTGGTGATCTAAGTCAAGGGTGTGACAGCATTGGGGATCACTACAATCCTTACAATCGACCACACGGTGGGCCTGATGACAACATCCAAAATAGG CACTTGGGAGATTTAGGCAACATCATTTCGGACGAAAGCGGTAGAGCCGCCTTCAGAATCATTGACAAATACATAAAAGTACATGATTTAATTGGACGCTCAGTTGCTGTGACGGCTCAAGCAGACGACCTTGGCCGTGGATCCAACACCAATTCAAAAATGGACGGCAATTCCGGCGAAAG AATCGGGTGTGGAATTATAGCCCGCTCGGCCGGAATCTTGGAAAACACCAAGCGAATTTGCTTGTGTTCCGGTCTCACATTATGGGATGAAAAAGGCGCAACGATCTAA
- the LOC130698879 gene encoding copper chaperone for superoxide dismutase-like isoform X3, with the protein MTTTKIEFAVPLSCQSCVDKVSNVLNGMDGIKNFEVDLSQERVVIESSLPIHQLHAALETSGKRGSIKGVVRFTEVDEECVIDGTIDGLKPGPHGFHIYSSGDLSQGCDSIGDHYNPYNRPHGGPDDNIQNRHLGDLGNIISDESGRAAFRIIDKYIKVHDLIGRSVAVTAQADDLGRGSNTNSKMDGNSGERIGCGIIARSAGILENTKRICLCSGLTLWDEKGATI; encoded by the exons ATGACGACCACCAAA ATAGAGTTTGCTGTTCCCTTGTCGTGCCAGTCATGCGTTGACAAGGTTAGCAATGTGTTGAACGGAATGGATGGCATCAAGAATTTTGAAGTGGATTTGAGCCAGGAACGAGTAGTCATCGAGAGCAGTCTACCAATTCATCAATTACATGCTGCCTTGGAAACCTCTGGCAAACGG GGCTCTATTAAAGGTGTGGTGAGGTTCACTGAAGTTGACGAAGAATGTGTTATTGATGGAACCATTGATGGATTGAAGCCAGGACCTCATGGTTTCCACATTTATTCCAGTGGTGATCTAAGTCAAGGGTGTGACAGCATTGGGGATCACTACAATCCTTACAATCGACCACACGGTGGGCCTGATGACAACATCCAAAATAGG CACTTGGGAGATTTAGGCAACATCATTTCGGACGAAAGCGGTAGAGCCGCCTTCAGAATCATTGACAAATACATAAAAGTACATGATTTAATTGGACGCTCAGTTGCTGTGACGGCTCAAGCAGACGACCTTGGCCGTGGATCCAACACCAATTCAAAAATGGACGGCAATTCCGGCGAAAG AATCGGGTGTGGAATTATAGCCCGCTCGGCCGGAATCTTGGAAAACACCAAGCGAATTTGCTTGTGTTCCGGTCTCACATTATGGGATGAAAAAGGCGCAACGATCTAA
- the LOC130698879 gene encoding copper chaperone for superoxide dismutase-like isoform X1, with the protein MTTTKIEFAVPLSCQSCVDKVSNVLNGMDGIKNFEVDLSQERVVIESSLPIHQLHAALETSGKRVIITGVGSKKMASAVAVLGYPVGFSKGSIKGVVRFTEVDEECVIDGTIDGLKPGPHGFHIYSSGDLSQGCDSIGDHYNPYNRPHGGPDDNIQNRHLGDLGNIISDESGRAAFRIIDKYIKVHDLIGRSVAVTAQADDLGRGSNTNSKMDGNSGERIGCGIIARSAGILENTKRICLCSGLTLWDEKGATI; encoded by the exons ATGACGACCACCAAA ATAGAGTTTGCTGTTCCCTTGTCGTGCCAGTCATGCGTTGACAAGGTTAGCAATGTGTTGAACGGAATGGATGGCATCAAGAATTTTGAAGTGGATTTGAGCCAGGAACGAGTAGTCATCGAGAGCAGTCTACCAATTCATCAATTACATGCTGCCTTGGAAACCTCTGGCAAACGGGTAATCATCACAGGAGTAGGTTCCAAAAAAATGGCCTCTGCTGTTGCTGTGCTGGGCTACCCTGTCGGATTCTCAAAGGGCTCTATTAAAGGTGTGGTGAGGTTCACTGAAGTTGACGAAGAATGTGTTATTGATGGAACCATTGATGGATTGAAGCCAGGACCTCATGGTTTCCACATTTATTCCAGTGGTGATCTAAGTCAAGGGTGTGACAGCATTGGGGATCACTACAATCCTTACAATCGACCACACGGTGGGCCTGATGACAACATCCAAAATAGG CACTTGGGAGATTTAGGCAACATCATTTCGGACGAAAGCGGTAGAGCCGCCTTCAGAATCATTGACAAATACATAAAAGTACATGATTTAATTGGACGCTCAGTTGCTGTGACGGCTCAAGCAGACGACCTTGGCCGTGGATCCAACACCAATTCAAAAATGGACGGCAATTCCGGCGAAAG AATCGGGTGTGGAATTATAGCCCGCTCGGCCGGAATCTTGGAAAACACCAAGCGAATTTGCTTGTGTTCCGGTCTCACATTATGGGATGAAAAAGGCGCAACGATCTAA
- the LOC130698737 gene encoding LOW QUALITY PROTEIN: synaptotagmin-16-like (The sequence of the model RefSeq protein was modified relative to this genomic sequence to represent the inferred CDS: deleted 1 base in 1 codon): METEPWWPGLLVAVVSSLILLLFLVTLLVHHLPPLQKWLLPVLTRIAPPNKPIPPQTTSAGHIQSDNGSPQQPHPALHPRSRPSRPSSLPCLPEEKLVHYPSSSSVVAVAAAAAAQAAQAAAMPHRPHSFYPPDEEDEPGEEDEEDCTTPQQQPLPYPPQQRGRVHHKLNLALHSDGSEASNSSSSASAINDHPDHLPASVGSHHHHSQAHHSNEQQRRHHRSPDEAVLRQRAANRQDLAHQQHRHQRLVDHDDIQRLDEWTPPTQRQSSLAETDCDVSNRSTAPSSHAIPDVNNSSSRFYPNDVVLDMPPTPPSSTVGSTLKSSRTLSRSLAVLTATGLDRIRSMIHMDTDSRAESMIDMTDMSSTFGESESVTGSVILPGPNRTANKAVAEMGFSYNSASGKLVVRLVELRQLTSASRNTSIQLRLLLLPDRKQRCKSKLRYINQDGSTVSVMETFVFSRIEPAELSSTGIRLRLYCSERLRRERLLGEAFVGLASMTLDHQREQSLLVALETKSGPFKKSLAALGRSTSSSSSRGDISPTSIGPSEQWPPEMIPPRNGIPELLLGLAYNGTTGRLSVEILRAASLRSWTSNRVPDACVKVMLLTQTGQELGRAKTLPKKNSDGGPTWLETFAFQVTLFQLAEVTLLISVVNKRSLKRRELLGWISLGFDSSVDQQTEHWQEMREAAGEQICHWHALLPP; the protein is encoded by the exons ATGGAGACGGAACCGTGGTGGCCCGGTTTGTTGGTGGCCGTCGTCAGCAGTTTGAtcctgttgttgttcctcGTGACTCTTCTCGTGCACCACCTGCCTCCATTACAGAAATGGCTTCTGCCCGTCCTCACTCGTATCGCACCACCTAACAAACCTATTCCGCCCCAAACGACTTCGGCCGGTCATATCCAGTCTGACAACGGATCACCTCAACAGCCTCATCCTGCGCTTCATCCCAG GAGCCGACCATCCCGTCCTAGTTCACTGCCATGTTTACCCGAAGAAAAGTTGGTACATTATCCATCATCGAGTTCGGTTGTAGCCGTGGCGGCGGCCGCTGCGGCCCAAGCCGCTCAGGCTGCGGCCATGCCTCATCGACCCCATTCGTTCTATCCGCCGGACGAAGAGGACGAACCCGGGGAGGAGGACGAAGAAGATTGCACGACGCCGCAGCAACAGCCACTACCGTATCCGCCGCAACAGCGAGGCCGCGTCCACCACAAGCTCAATCTGGCCCTGCACAG TGATGGATCGGAGGCGAGTAATTCATCATCATCGGCCAGCGCCATCAACGATCATCCGGACCATCTTCCTGCTTCAGTAGGATCTCATCATCACCACAGCCAGGCACATCATTCAAACGAGCAACAAAGACGTCACCATCGATCACCAGACGAAGCCGTTTTGAGGCAGCGTGCCGCCAATCGACAAGATTTGGCTCATCAACAGCATCGTCATCAACGACTCGTCGATCACGACGATATCCAGCGACTGGATGAGTGGACGCCGCCCACCCAACGGCAATCCAGCTTGGCCGAGACCGACTGCGATGTAAGTAACCGTTCGACAGCACCATCGTCGCATGCCATCCCCGACGTCAATAATAGCTCGAGTAGATTTTACCCCAACGACGTCGTCCTAGATATGCCGCCCACCCCACCC TCGTCGACTGTTGGCAGCACGTTAAAATCTAGTCGAACCCTAAGCCGCAGTCTGGCCGTTTTGACGGCAACCGGCTTGGACCGCATTCGCTCCATGATCCACATGGACACCGATAGTAGAGCT GAGAGTATGATTGACATGACGGACATGTCCAGCACTTTCGGCGAATCGGAATCGGTGACCGGATCGGTCATTCTGCCCGGTCCCAACAGGACTGCAAACAAAGCCGTAGCAGAAATGGGTTTCTCTTACAACTCGGCGTCAGGTAAACTGGTGGTTCGGCTGGTGGAATTGCGCCAGCTGACTTCCGCCAGCCGCAACACATCCATCCAGTTGAGATTACTTTTGCTGCCCGACCGGAAGCAGCGTTGCAAGAGCAAATTGCGTTACATCAATCAAGATGGCAGCACAGTGTCCGTCATGGAAACGTTCGTCTTCAGCCGGATCGAGCCGGCCGAATTGAGCAGCACCGGCATCCGTCTACGGCTCTACTGCTCGGAACGGCTACGCAGGGAGAGGCTCCTCGGGGAGGCTTTCGTCGGTCTAGCTTCCATGACTCTCGATCATCAAAGAGAACAGTCTCTCCTTGTCGCCCTAGAGACCAAATCTGGCCCGTTCAAA AAATCATTGGCCGCTTTGGGTCGAAGCACAAGCAGTAGCAGCAGCCGAGGCGACATTAGTCCAACGTCTATCGGCCCATCGGAGCAATGGCCACCGGAGATGATTCCACCACGTAATGGCATTCCGGAATTGTTGCTGGGCTTGGCTTACAATGGGACAACTGGTCGTTTGTCTGTGGAAATCCTTAGGGCCGCTTCGTTACGAAGTTGGACGTCCAACAGGGTACCAGATGCTTGCGTGAAAGTGATGCTGTTGACGCAAACGGGACAAGAACTCGGACGTGCCAAGACG TTACCCAAAAAGAATTCGGACGGCGGGCCGACCTGGTTGGAGACGTTCGCTTTCCAGGTGACGCTCTTCCAGCTGGCCGAAGTCACCTTGCTCATCTCTGTTGTCAACAAGCGAAGTTTGAAGCGTCGTGAATTGCTCGGTTGGATCTCGTTGGGTTTCGATAGTTCCGTAGATCAACAGACGGAACATTGGCAGGAAATGAGAGAGGCTGCAGGTGAGCAAATATGCCATTGGCACGCTCTCCTGCCACCTTAA